One window from the genome of Nicotiana tomentosiformis chromosome 5, ASM39032v3, whole genome shotgun sequence encodes:
- the LOC138892942 gene encoding uncharacterized protein, which produces MNANWTDWSKKIDDALWAYRTAYKTPIGMSPYWLVFEKFCHVPMELEHKAMWALKKLNFEWDVAANLRVAHLNELDEFRYHAYTSSSLYKEKMKYLHDKYIMNKDFKEGDLVLLFNSRLRMFPEKLKSKWSGPFEVVGVIPFGALDLKNKNDEVFRVNGHRVKHYLGKVGDGHVVAVIHFK; this is translated from the coding sequence atgAATGCTAattggacggattggtccaagaaaattgatgatgctttatgggcttataggacggcttacaaaacacctatcggaatgtctccatactgGTTGGTGTTCGAAAAATTTTGTCATGTTCcgatggaacttgagcacaaagccatgtgggctttaaagaagttgaattttgagtgggatgtcgccgccaacttaagggtggcacatttgaatgagttggatgagttccggtaccatgcatacACAAGTTCATCcttatataaagaaaagatgaaatatcttcatgacaagtacATCATGAACAAAGATtttaaagagggtgatcttgtgttgttgttcaattcacggttacggatgtttcccgAAAaattaaagtctaaatggagtggtccgtTTGAGGTTGTGGGTGTGATaccctttggtgcattggacttgaagaataaaaatgatgaggtatttagagtcaatggtcaccgagtAAAGCATTATCtgggaaaagttggtgatggccacgtcgtggcagtaattcatttcaagtga